The sequence below is a genomic window from Thalassomonas haliotis.
CCGGGTCACCCCCGCGAGGATGTTAGTCATCAAGTTACTGCCCAGTGGCAATAAGCGGATGATAATGGTTTTGGCCAGGGTTTGCTGCTCGATAAAAGCCGAGACTTTGCCGATCTGCTTAGGGTATTTAGCCGTTACCCGATGGCTGAGTATGTGCCTGGCAACGCTAAAGGTCAGTAAACACCCTATGGTGGCGGCCAGGGTGGCGAGGATGGCGCCATAAACGCCGCCAAAGCTGTAGCCGCTGACAAAGGCGGCCACTTGTCTGGGTAAGCCTATGGCGGTGGTGATACTTAAAAAGAGAAACAGGACGAGTATGCCCGCCGGTCCCTGGGGAATGAGCTGTTGATCGATCAGGTATTGTCCCCAGCTGGCGGGATTTAAATGGCGAATATCGGCCAGGGTGACGCTGTTGCTGCCGACAAGCACTATCAATAGTATCGCCAGGGCGAACAAACTGTACTTTAGACCTGATGACACAATCGCAACTCTTACTTCTGCTGAAAAATAAATAATACCGGAGCGGTATGATACCCCGTTATTGTCGCAGTGCAACTGTGTTAAGGCAGTTTATTGCTCAGTTCTTCTCCAGCAGTTTTTCTTTGGCCCGGGTGAATTCGCTCTCGGTGAGCAGACCTTCTTGTTTGAGTTTTGCCAATTTCTCCAGCGAGGCCAGAAATTCACCATTGCCGCTCTGCTCCTGAGCTTGTTGTTCCTGCTGTGGTTTTTCTTGTTGCAGCTGAGCGGGGCTGGCTTGCTCCTGTGCAGGGGCACTATTGGCTGCAAGTGGTAGCGGGACTTCTTGGCAATGATAGTGGTTGATTTGCGAAGATAATATCCGGCACCAATTCAGAATATCTTCGACCACATCCTGGTAACGGGTTCTGGTCAGGCGTTTGTTTCCGGCCCTGAGGTAGAGGCAAATAGGGTATCTTTTT
It includes:
- a CDS encoding TVP38/TMEM64 family protein, yielding MSSGLKYSLFALAILLIVLVGSNSVTLADIRHLNPASWGQYLIDQQLIPQGPAGILVLFLFLSITTAIGLPRQVAAFVSGYSFGGVYGAILATLAATIGCLLTFSVARHILSHRVTAKYPKQIGKVSAFIEQQTLAKTIIIRLLPLGSNLMTNILAGVTRVSAKPYVLGSLLGFIPQMLIFSFAGSGVKLADEQQVYISFALFIAIALLGSYLLRQRSLTPGLSQKRNS